The sequence GAGTAGGCTGGTGGCATGGTGCGTCTCCCGCTCACTCCGGCCCAACTCGCGGCAGGTCAGCGCCTGGGGGCGTATCTACGCCGTGCCCGGGGCGACCGCACCCTCGCCGAAGTGGCTCAGGAAGTGGCGATTTCACCGGAGACTCTGCGCAAGATCGAAACCGGCCGGATGCCCACTCCGGCATTTACGACAATTGCAGCTCTGGCCCGAGTCCTCGCCGTACCCCTCGACGACCTCGCGCAGGCTACGAACTGGTGATATCGCGTCGCCGGAAGAGCACCACCCCGACGGCGATCACGAAGACGGCGATCGTCGCGAGCAGCACGAGCGGAGCCGCCGTCACCTCCGCCGCAGGAACGGCGGGGACGTGTGTGAACGGCGACAGGTCGCGCACCGCCTGAGGCAGACCGAGCAGTGGTCCGAGGAATCCGAAGATCAGGCAGGCAGCGAGCACGCCCCAGGAGATCCCGGTCGACCAGGCCGGGGCACCACCGAACGACGCGACCACCACGGCCGCGACCACTGCGATCGCAGGCACGAAGGCCAGAGCAGCACCGGTCAGATGCACCACCTTTCCCGGTACGTCGTCGGTCACGAGACCGTACGCGAGCCCAGTTGCCGCCCCGGTCAGTGCCTGCAAGACAACGATTCCCGACACGACCAGTCCGACATGCGCGAGCATCCACCGCGAACGCGAGAGCGCTGTCGCGAGAACCGGTTCGAGTCGTCCCGCCGATTCCTCACCCCGCATTCGGAGTAATGCCTGTACGGCGTAGCCCGCAACCGCGATCGCCATCATGCCGAAGATGGCGGCAAAGTAGGCATCGACCATGTCGGTGGTACCGCCACCGAGCTGCTCCATCATGTCGGCCACCTGCTCGCCCTCGCCGAGAAAGTCGTCGATCTGGTCCGCGATTGCGCCGTACACCACGGCGAGGACGGTGATGCCGAATGCCCACCAGAACAGGATCGTCCGTTGTATCCGCCACGCCGATCCGAGCGGCGTCGGCAACAACCCGGACGCGCGGGCGGGGCCGGGGCGGGTCGGTACGAGGCCCGAGCCGATGTCCCGGCGTTCGGTAAGGGCGAAGCCGACCGAGCCGACCGTGAGTGCGAACAGGACGGGCAACGCCAGCACCCACCAGGCATTGTCGTCGTAAGGACGGACCTGTTCGGCCCAGCCGACCGGCGACAGCCAGGTCGGCCAGCTACTCACCACCCGGGTGCCGTTTTCCGTCACCGTCCCCGTCATGTCGCCCACTGCACGCAACAGGAACGCCACACCCAGGGCGGCGCCGGCCAGTCCGTTGGCGGTGCGGGCACTGTCCGTCACCTGCGCGGTGACCGCGGCGACGGCGGCGAACGCGATGCCGGCCCCCGCGACAGCCACGCCCAGAGCCACAGAACCTGCGAACGGAAGACCCTCCGCAACCAGAACGACAACGTTGATCAGTCCGAGAACCAGATTGGCGCCGACCGCGACAACCAGTGCGGCCGTGAGCAAGGCTCTGCGCCCGACGACGGCGGCCTCGACGAGTTCGGCGCGGCCCGTCTCCTCGTTCTGCCGCGTATGACGCACGACGAGCAGGGTGGTCATCAGGCCGGCAGCGAGAGACAGCGGCATGACGATCTGGCTGGCGAGCACGGCGCCGACGCTGTACCCGGACACCAGACCGTTGGTGGCCAGCGCGACCGGTGAGGCCGCAGTGGCCACCGCGAAGCTGCGCAGGTCACCCTCCGTGGGATACAGGCCGAGCACACTCGACGCCGAGAACGCCTGCAGCGCTGCGAGGGCGAGTAACCACACCGGCAGCTGGATACGGTCACGGCGTAGCGCGAGCCGCACCAGCCGGGCGGTCCCCGCGTACTGCCCGCGCCCCACCTTCTCCGGCGCCGTCACGGCGCTCATCGTGTCCGCGCCCCGGATTCGGCGCGCCGGTGGTTCTCGCCCTCGCGGGCCAGTTCGTCCCCGTAGTGCCGTAGGAACAACTCCTCCAACGTCGGTGGCGTCGACGTCAGCGACGAGATGCCGAACGACAGTAGGTGGCGCAGCACCCCGTCGATCGCGCTGGTGTCCACCTCACATCGAGAGTGCAGGCCGTCGACCCGCACGTCGTAGACCCCCTCGATGCTCTCGAGTCCGGTCACCGGCCGCTGCGTCTCGGCCGTGATCGACGTACGCGTGAGATGACGCAGTTCCGCCAATGTGCCGGTCTCGACGGTTCGGCCCTCGCGGATGATGCTCACCCGATCGCACAGCGCCTCGACCTCCGCGAGAATGTGACTCGACAGCAGGATCGTCCGCCCCGAGTCGGACATCTCCTCGACGCAGTCCTGGAACACCGACTCCATCAGCGGATCCAGCCCGGACGTGGGTTCGTCGAGAACGTACAGTTCGACGTCGGACGCAAACGCGGCCACGAGCGCGACCTTCTGCCGGTTGCCCTTGGAGTACGTGCGCGCCTTCTTCGTCGGATCGAGTTCGAACCGCTCGAGCAGTTCTGCACGCCGGGTCTCGTCGAGACCGCCGCGCAACCCCGCGAGGAGATCGATCGCTTCACCCCCGGTGAGATTGGGCCACAGATTCACATCACCCGGAACGTAGGCGAGCCTGCGGTGCAACGACACCGAATCACGCCACGGATCCCCGTCGAGCAGACGCGTGGTACCGGAGTCGGCCCGGAGCAGTCCGAGCAGGACCCTGATGGTGGTCGACTTGCCGGAGCCGTTCGGCCCCAGGAAACCGTGCACCTCACCGGCGCGCACCTCGAGATCCAGGCCGTCCAGGGCGCGGGTGGCGCCGAACGTCTTCACGAGTTTCTCCACCGAAATCGCAGCAGCCATGGTAGGGACGGTACGCCGATCGACTACCGGTCACGGCTGTTTCAGATCAGTCCGAGCTTGCCCGCCTCGTACACTGCCTCCGCGCGCCTACCCACGTCGAGCTTGCGCATGATGTTGCTGACGTGGAACTTCACGGTGGTGGCCGAGATGAAGAGCCGTTCACCGATTTTCGCGTTCGACAACCCGGTGGCCAGCAGTTGCAGGACCTCGAGTTCGCGCTCCGTGAGTCCTTCCCGCGGGGTCGTCTGCCCGTTCAGCGACCGGATCACCGCGGAAGCACTCCGCGAGTCGAATGCGCTTTCTCCACGCGAGACCGCGCGGATGGCGCGCACCAGTTCGGTCGTGTCCACATCCTTCACCACGTATCCCCGGGCGCCGGCTTGCACGGCACGGACCACCAGCTGCTCGTCGAGGAACGTCGTGAGCACCAGAAGTCCCAGTCCTTTGTTCGCGGACGACAACTGCGCACACAGCACGAGCCCCTCGTAATCGGATGCCGCCGACAGCTTGAGATCCATCAACACGACGTCGGGTTTCACCTGTCCGACGACGTCGAGTGCCTCCCCGCTCGTGGACGCCTCCCCGACCACCTCGAGATCCGG comes from Rhodococcus oxybenzonivorans and encodes:
- a CDS encoding ABC transporter ATP-binding protein; protein product: MAAAISVEKLVKTFGATRALDGLDLEVRAGEVHGFLGPNGSGKSTTIRVLLGLLRADSGTTRLLDGDPWRDSVSLHRRLAYVPGDVNLWPNLTGGEAIDLLAGLRGGLDETRRAELLERFELDPTKKARTYSKGNRQKVALVAAFASDVELYVLDEPTSGLDPLMESVFQDCVEEMSDSGRTILLSSHILAEVEALCDRVSIIREGRTVETGTLAELRHLTRTSITAETQRPVTGLESIEGVYDVRVDGLHSRCEVDTSAIDGVLRHLLSFGISSLTSTPPTLEELFLRHYGDELAREGENHRRAESGARTR
- a CDS encoding MadR family response regulator transcription factor, whose protein sequence is MTMRTPMQDEARSARATSMVRLVLVDDHAILRQGLRSVLEREPDLEVVGEASTSGEALDVVGQVKPDVVLMDLKLSAASDYEGLVLCAQLSSANKGLGLLVLTTFLDEQLVVRAVQAGARGYVVKDVDTTELVRAIRAVSRGESAFDSRSASAVIRSLNGQTTPREGLTERELEVLQLLATGLSNAKIGERLFISATTVKFHVSNIMRKLDVGRRAEAVYEAGKLGLI
- a CDS encoding helix-turn-helix domain-containing protein; the protein is MVRLPLTPAQLAAGQRLGAYLRRARGDRTLAEVAQEVAISPETLRKIETGRMPTPAFTTIAALARVLAVPLDDLAQATNW
- a CDS encoding ABC transporter permease, producing the protein MSAVTAPEKVGRGQYAGTARLVRLALRRDRIQLPVWLLALAALQAFSASSVLGLYPTEGDLRSFAVATAASPVALATNGLVSGYSVGAVLASQIVMPLSLAAGLMTTLLVVRHTRQNEETGRAELVEAAVVGRRALLTAALVVAVGANLVLGLINVVVLVAEGLPFAGSVALGVAVAGAGIAFAAVAAVTAQVTDSARTANGLAGAALGVAFLLRAVGDMTGTVTENGTRVVSSWPTWLSPVGWAEQVRPYDDNAWWVLALPVLFALTVGSVGFALTERRDIGSGLVPTRPGPARASGLLPTPLGSAWRIQRTILFWWAFGITVLAVVYGAIADQIDDFLGEGEQVADMMEQLGGGTTDMVDAYFAAIFGMMAIAVAGYAVQALLRMRGEESAGRLEPVLATALSRSRWMLAHVGLVVSGIVVLQALTGAATGLAYGLVTDDVPGKVVHLTGAALAFVPAIAVVAAVVVASFGGAPAWSTGISWGVLAACLIFGFLGPLLGLPQAVRDLSPFTHVPAVPAAEVTAAPLVLLATIAVFVIAVGVVLFRRRDITSS